TAATGGCTGGCCTGCGTGGCCCGCTGGCCTATTCTATGCCTACGATGTTGTCGCCGCTGTCCGAAAGCCCTGGGCTATCGCAGCCAGAGTAGTCCGCCGCAGGCGGACAACCCTGGGTTTTGATCTGCAACGCTTTCAGCGTAAGGTGCAGATTGATTCGGAGGAGTCCGAGGCAGCATTCGCAGGATGATTGGGCGATCATAAGAATTAGTGGGGTTAGCAAGCCAAAATATGGGTAACCGCGTTGAATGTGCGATGCCAAAACGTAATAATCGCAATTCAATTGGTCCTTATCGCTGCTGATCGGATTGAGGCACGCATGCCTTGGCAACCTACGGTAATCCAACGGTTCAACCGGGCATACCCAACATCCGCCTGTACGGCGCAGATTGTCACCGACGCGGGAATCGGCTACCTCAAAGCATTGGAAAGCCCCGAAGGTCGCCACACGCTCGTCTGCGAGTTAGTTGGAACTCGATTGGCGCAATGGTTTGAGCTCCCGACGTTCGATTATTCGATTATTCGAGTCGATGCTGACGCGATTGATATTCCACTTCTCGATCAACACCAAAAGCAAATTGGCATGGCGCAATCGGGTTCTGCGTTCATTACTCGCGCTGAAAATGGCGACAGTTGGAGCGGGAAAACCGAGCAACTCAACAAGCTTGTCAATCCGAACGATATTGGCCGATTGATTGTTTTCGACACCTGGACGCTAAATTGCGACAGGCATTGTGATCCGCCGACTGGAACATTCGGCAAACCACGAATCAATCGAAACAACGTATTTTTAAGTGAGGAAGCGCCTTCCGGGCAGTTCATGCTGAAGGCAATAGATCACACCCATTGCTTCACCTGCGGAGGGGAGTTGACGACAAAGCTCTTGCGGGATGATAAGATAAAGGAACCAAGAGTTTTCGGGGCCTTTGCGGAATTTTGGCCACTTCTGACTCAGGATGATGTCATGCTTGCTGTGCAAGCACTGCGGAGCGTGAATCAGACTGTCGCCGACAACGCGACTGCGAGAATTCCAGGAGAATGGGATCTCAGCGAGAAAGTTCGGCAAGCGCTAGCAGAATTCATTGTGCGAAGGGCGGCATTTGTTTCTGACACAATTTTCGGTAAGCTCTGGCCTCAGGCAAAGTTCGATTTCGACGATGTCGTCATTGGACCATAAGTGTTATGCAACCGACAAAGGGTTACTACTCGCTAATTCAATATTGCCCAGATGCTGGCCGCGTTGAGGCTGCCAACATCGGTGTGCTATTGTTTTGTCCTGAGCTAGGGTTCCTCGAAGCGAAAACGGTTCGAAACAACCGTCGAATCATTCGTTTCTTCGGAGTGGAAGGGCACGACTGGTCTCGCATCAACACTATGAAGCATGGGCTTGAAGAGCGGCTAAAGGTAGAATCTAACGGTATTTATTCCCTTGATGACCTTGAGCGTTTCATTGCCTTGCGAGCAAACTTGCTGCAGATCACGCCACCTCGCTCGATGCGGGTGACTGACCCGAAAAAGGATCTCGAATCGCTATTCACCGAAGTTATCGGTGAAACTGCAAAGCTTGCCTCGACCAAATCGCTCCGGAAAGTGCTTCAAGACCGAATCA
The genomic region above belongs to Pirellulales bacterium and contains:
- a CDS encoding DUF3037 domain-containing protein gives rise to the protein MQPTKGYYSLIQYCPDAGRVEAANIGVLLFCPELGFLEAKTVRNNRRIIRFFGVEGHDWSRINTMKHGLEERLKVESNGIYSLDDLERFIALRANLLQITPPRSMRVTDPKKDLESLFTEVIGETAKLASTKSLRKVLQDRIKDAGLEEKVISDFEVQSPFTKKAIEVPIGYQNGRFNLVKPVPFEAENSQLAYNTACRYAVEGQSLYEHRDPTRGDLQLVVVGKFRSKDRESPLLVRKVLEEHKVRLYQFSALPELVAEIRRTAKKISNKPNW